The Melitaea cinxia chromosome 16, ilMelCinx1.1, whole genome shotgun sequence genome contains the following window.
ATAACAATAAGGATTCCTACTCCGATATGAAGATGAGAGTTTCTGGATTCCAGAAGTGTTACATTTAAAAGCTTCTTTTGTCCAGTTTAAAtcagtaatttttgatataGCTAATAAATCGTGTCGAAATGGGGGATAAGCGTAATGAACGTTTATCatttaatctaaatattttttaatactaactTCTGCAACtattgtcgtttttttttcgtacccttaaaactttttgttacatCTTTCAAGATACCAGCTGACAAACTTTCCACCGAGATACAGCCAGCTaacattaattttcattcatagtAGCATATAAACTATCAACAGGTAGGTAAATTTTTATCTGAGAGGaactcattaaaaatataataattttattcatgttCAAGCAGCATGCTGACGCACAATCCACCGTGTTATGGTCAGttgactttatttttccttcaagatattaggtaaactatattcagataaattttaaagtgagacgaaattactaaaaaaacttttttttccatGCGTGGGATGCTACCACTGCCCGCCCCACCCATAGAGTCATAGCTGACGGTCGCGACTATTCATAATAATGTCTTTATTGCCTAATGCATTTTAAGAAGTTTCGATTTTTGAGGCAATAATTGACCAAATTAGTAGGTACCTGGCTCCCGGACCATTTATATTGCACACTTTCTATCCGTCGCTACTATATCGTGTCCTTTGCCAAAAGGCTATCTGCAAGAAATCGCTCTTGAGCGATATGAGATCGCCTTTAgatatctttgtttttatttactactctatttttattttggcgtgcaattaagaatattaaattattgaaattaaatagtttgtttgtgtgaacgcactaatctcaagAATTACTGCTTCGAatccaaaaattatatttatatttttatataatattttttatgttggtACGTTTTTTCCACAAATGAACGCAGGTAAAACCGCGAGGCATAACTAGTTGATAGGGCCAGTTGATAGGGCCAATATACGGCACTGCTTAGAGTCAGGTAATACTCACCCGAAATGTTTATCCCAAGAAGTAGAAGTGACATGACATCCTAAAGCATCTGCCAATATCCTCAATGACGACAGTATTAAATCCGGAGTATCTAAAACATATaaacatgtacatatatatcaagTATTAAATAGGGCTATACATAATGTGGAATGTCACAGGTTCAATCAATCAaacatcaattaaaaaaattgttattgtttatttatatgatcacaaaatatgaatatatatttgaagAAAAGTTTTTCTTATAAGGCATACTTACTATTGTCATTGAACGTAGAGAACAACCACTCGCGTAAGCTTTGACTAGTTTTAGGTGACCTGCGATAAtggaaataattatatgttttaggAACACAAAGTAAtgatatatatctattatttgaAATCTTTCGATGCGGAGACGTTTTAGGTATATTGAATTAAAGGATACCTTGTAGCCAAAGGGAACGCACACCACCAAAGAACGATATGTTCTAAACAACTGCCGACATCGCCCCAAAGTAAGTTTTGGTAATATTCTGTTACTTTCTGTGCGGATTTCTTACTAGCTTGAATTCTacctgtaacaaaataaatagttattatttctttatgatAAAAACAGTCATTACCTAATAAAATTTCTGTCTACATTTCATGACCAATTTGATTCTTGAACAAAAATACCTTTTATTTGCTCAAAAAACTGGTTATAATAATTCACCTGACTTAAGTTTCTTGATGCCCTTTGGTCCCAACAAGAGTGGTGATATATTAGAAACAGTGTCTAGAagaatttcaatatatatttcttcACTTTGGAGAATTCCATTGACATTTTCTGAAATtacgtatttaatattaatagaaaGGGCAGGTCATAGATAGGGATAGGTAATAGGTGTAGAAGAATTGGGTTAGATAAAACAGAATAAAAGAAACATGATgttgaaaatataatagaaaattctcagaaaatgtgtaaatatatttattatatcatttagtctttatattttatgactTAAAATAGCTATAGAAAACAAGAAATTGTAGAGTCCCATTATTCTGGACTATACGGGATTTTAGAATCCAGATTAAGAAAAATTGGATAATCAGTGCACGTGAAACATACTATtgtctttttataataattaaatttcaccTTTTCATCCAGATTAGGGGGGTTCTACCGTAGTATAAAATTTGGTGGGTATTACCatcattattaaaaacattgtcTAGGATACACTCGTTGTCGAGAAGTGAAGTGTAAGGTACTTCGGCATCTGAGTTTTGTGGATTTAGCACATCCATTAGTTTCTTATGACCGTTCTTTATATCGACCAGACTTTGAGCTTGCTTCATTTTTGCCTTTCTGTTATCTATAAAAGTTTGACGACGCTTTGTCAAACTGAGACGGCGGGATGTTGTTGAATTTGGTGGGGTTATGTGTTTTGTTAGGgtactaaaacaatatattattataggatATTAATTACGATTCGGTAGGTAAGtttagatttattaatatacctatattaaatatatatttatttatatagtctCTGTTTTTCAGCAGGATATCACCATACCAAATTAAATATGAGCTAATTATAATAAAGCTTATCGTAATACTTACTGATATATTTCTAAGCTATCCGTATTTGAGCTAGAATCACATTCGCCGTGGTCTTCGGGCTTAAACATCATGACCAAACAATTTATGAGACGGTGACAATTTACTTCTGTTCGACTTTTTGCTAGAAcctattaaaattgaaaatatctttaaatttagATACTCATTTAATAGCATAAAATGCGcccaaatttataaattaatgattCGAGTTGTAAAAGCGCCTACTGAATAAATTCAAgtagaagttaataaaaaaaaactagcgtATATTATGTCTAGAAATTACTTACTCctagtaattaattattgataaaaagaTGCGAATCAAATCCAGTTTActcgtttttataaaaattgaaaatataaatatacgtcACACACTCAACGGGCTCCCCACTAGAACTTTGTCATGTGTCGGAGCCCGGAAACCCACACAGGGTTACggtctgttactgtggggtaatgctacaGATATTGAAATACTGTATTTGTCTCAACATAAACTTAAagcttttataaagaaaattatagataaagcgtattcagtgcaggattacatctatactaatattatacagctgaagagtttgtttatttgcttgaacgcgctaatctcaggaactactgctccgatttgaaaaattctttcagtgttagatagctcatCTATCGGGGAAAGCTATATatgctattttttaaattaacgcgtTTGAAATCGCCCGCGATTACAGAGCTAGTAGtttataaagatgtgtggacttagtgacgctgtgtttcatacaagatattactaatttaactgaggtagggcacagtaagAAATTTCCGGCTCGAAGtatggagcggcccgactggggtagtacctcgaccttacagaagatcacagctaaataatactgctttcaagtagtattgtgtttctgtggtgagtaaattGACCAGAActtctggggggaattgggggtaggatcggcaacgcgcttgcaatgcttctggtgttgcagacgtctataagctacgataatcactTACTATCAGATGagctgtacgcttatttgctgacctagttatatatatataaaaacataccaaaacacagtttatatattattttcaaaagagtaactacggagttttttgccaattcttctccgcagaatctacattccgaattggtggtagcttgacttttaaaaactaatggtcacttaaacattttaatttacatatggtcgaattgagacATCTCCTCTTTATATCGGAAATATATTGATTGTATTGAAATAAACTCACCTGTACAATTTTAGTCAATGTCAAGGGCTTCGTTTCACTAATGATATTAGGGTATGTATTACTGCAGATGTTAAACTTAGCACTAAATTTCTTACAGCTCAAGCCGATTAGGTTATTATATATACCAACTAAACTGTAATGAATGGATATAATGATTAATAGAAAACatactcatttatttatttaattaataaactattaaacaTGATACCTTAAACAAGATTCGATCATTTTCCTCGAGTCTTCTCTATGCAGGCAAGTTGATAAGATCGTTGTAATGAGATTATGTATCGATTGTAACATTATAAATCTTCTAGCGCACAACATGTCGAATACATGATCATGTTTGCTCATAACAAGACcgttttcttttttcaatctAGCTAGTTTTGGATTTAGTTTGTAAAACGATTTCACCACtttcaataaatattctattatttGATCTAAAACCtgcaataaaatacattttttgggTCCAATAAATACGTACCCATGTGTAAAGAAATATATCACCAGTTTATAAAACGACAAATCgcaaatagtatttaaaataatatatatttgtattgtaatttatagtacttatatattatgtaccaCTATACCACCTCTATATCGACTGCTGGACAAAGACCTTTAGAGTAGTTTGATAGGAATCAAAAATAACCATTGAAATACCTCAACAAAAATTTCCCCCGAACAGATCGGTTTCATAATCTATTTTCCTCTAACGTCAAGTATAAGATTAATTTACAATACGACATGAAAAGAATAGAATGAAAAagtaacatataataatgaaaatattggCCTGAGCAGGAATCAAACCTACGTTCATTGTTGTTAAGGCAACATATTACGCTACTAGACTTGAAAGATTGTCTTAGATGGgaggtatataaataaaattaattaatacagcAGCTAGTCCAGCTGCAAAATAACATTTGGCGGTCATTTATATATGACCTGAAGGAAGCTAGATGAGTAGGTATGCTAAGCTCTGACATGCAAatcattgtaaaaaatattaattaaattaatttataaaatcttatagTTCTCGTTAGAATCAAACtctatacaattttgtaattcaataaaatgtatttcaataaaatggATTAAGCAGATTTCTCAAAAACCTTAGTGATAATTatgaagtaataattaatattatggaAAGCttgtcataaaataaacaaaactcaACCTGTATGCTGACTAGCTCCATAATGTAACTGCGACTGGTTAACGAGTTACTGTTATTTTTTCCGGCACAATTTTTCCATTTATTGTCAGCCTCCGTAACTACTTTCGTTATAGCATAACAAACAATCTCCATTTCTCTACAATGGCTGAACAATTCTTCTTCATCAATCGTTTCTTCGCTAATCCATTTCTTACTTGTTACTTTTGctgtcatattaaaaaatacgaatcgaataaaaaacaaacaaaaaatatttagtcttCGACGTTAACTGTATGGAGTCATCATGGGAACTGCGGTGTCATCGTATTTTATTACTGAAATCGATGTGCAGCGACGTCGGTGCCAGCTTACTTATAAAGTACGCGCCTTAGTTCTTGTAGGACAAGTTAGAATTGCTATCGCTAGTTTTATGGGTGTTCAGTCTCGACCTTGGGTGTATCGGAGTAATTTAATAGATAATGAGTCACAAATTAcagaatataatttacaaaagttGTCTGAACTACTCCAGATTTGAGAACAATATTAGGGGAAAAACTTGACTTATAGGCAAGTTCCTTCAGCcattaaaaaagtttgtgtTTAACGCAAATATTTAAAGCGCGTaagaaattataatgaaactagaATTTATTAACAgtgaaatatattaaacaagTCTTCATATAAATgatgaatcatcatcatcatcatcatcatcatcatcatcatcattggtcttagtccgtctattgcagacgatttagacagtgtcagactgACACTGTGtggcctaggacactcttcaggaaaactcAAGTTgtctaagctctgcgccaccctctcgacctcaacGACGAATCGATACGtttggagccagttcggctgaagaactttcgcattttagagctatgccacgaatgcttgacggagaccccattccgggcttcaaatgaagttttccttctccaggaccctaaTGATTTTGAGCTATAAtaccctcggtcgccttttacgaccacAACTTTTTACCCACGCGAAGAAAggaggtggtgctattctactcggccgacacaaCACggcatatatataaatattgttttattatgtatactAGTGCTTTTTTTGAATGAAAAAGCTTTATATCTTcgtttgtttgaacgcactgaactcaggaactactggttcaaattgaaaaaatacttttgtattgGAGAGTCCATTCATTGACTGGGGTATTGCTTAGCCTATAATCTTCTATACAATACTTTATAAACAatacgcgttttttttttcttaatttaacaCGGGTAACCATTACTAGGTACCTATACAATACGGTACGCTTCagcgtgtaatatcccactgttgggcataggacTCTACCCTTGCAAGAGTAGGATTAGAGCTTGAATGCGGGTTGGctgatatatttctattatatgataaaaactcgagaatggctcgactgattcttattttattttttgtatgttccttaaggcccacggaatgttttaaaacaaaaacaaaaatactattaaattgaCACAACGAAGACTGTCCGCGCAGCTAGTATTGAATACATCCCTTTGAAGTACTTCCCAAAAATATTAGGATAGGATTTACGACCCAGATTAGGATTAACGACCTTTCTTGATCACTTTTTCTGTTGTTCTGTTTTGCTTTATATTGTGTCGAGGTGGCCCTCAACTCAATATAAAGCTTTATTAAAATCGAAAAGATAATTGCTATCGCAGTCAAGGTAAGCTCAAGGCAAATAGCGCAAGATTATGTAAACCAATTTCCCCAATAGCAAACATATGGTATTGCTGGTAGCCCAGTGACTAAGGATGAGCATACACTGTAGTACTATTAcgcttcacgcttcagcctgtaatatcccactgctgggcataggcctctttgcccccatgtatgagaaggatcagagcttaatccaccacgctgctacaatgcgggttggcggatattataAGATACTATTATTGACTGATAAATATTACAAGGacctttaaaatgaaaaaaaaaaaatcatttattgtaGGTACCAGTATTTTATTTTCAcgaacaataaataaatgatactatttaacaaaataattagctAATCGTCTGTACAGTATTGCAAAGCAGCATTAGGAAGAACATATCACAGTAAACAATTTATTGTTACAATATCTCTTTATTATCtgtacaaatatacaaacacgTCTgttatgtaacaatatttatatgtattactatttctAGTAGCAATTTTACATAAGttcattcaattttaattttcgtttaattttaacaatgatATCGAGTACAGATCGATCGGCACGTAAAGTCTAACCCAGCGTGAGTTCGTCGTTTATATTACTGTATCTACAATATACTTACATTGGTGATAGTAAAATACACGAAGTAAGAGAAAACATGACAGCACCCAttgatacattttaattaataatctcTATATAATCATTGACTAGCCTTTTGGGGCAGTTTGTAGTAGCCCTGCATTTGCTCCGAGCTCCTGTTCCTGCTTCCTgcttaaatatacatagaaataaatttataaatacaaatattacacccaggctcagacggaaatcgaacccgcgacccgAAGAACAGAAAGCAACCAGAAAAACTActaacaaactgcgccaacgaacTAATCGTATTATAATtcgtttatctatacaaataaatataattggtgtctgttaataatattagaagaaccgctttttactaaatgcatatggatattgtgtacacggtacatagaccaaaataaaaatttttacaatttttgtctgtctgtctgttcgttccgactaatatctgaaacgactggaccgaatttaacgggactttcactggttattttagaaatttatttattttataactctgcgaactgaacaataactttttgttaaattccacgcggacgaagtcgcggtagtattgaaataaagaatatcacgaccgaaataaaaattttcgttGGCTGAAAGCTATCGTCTACTTTTatcataaaactaaaatttatcatagaaatgaaaaaaaaagatatgtaCATTCGTGCTCATTTTTCATATACGCTGAAATGATACACTACGTGTTTTGAGAACAAGTAAATTATGTATTGCTTTTTGTCACGGAAACATAATGGAGGACACACGCTTACATTTTGGTTGAAATACggatattattattgtttatgtgGAGGTCGCTGGACTGTTTAGTactatttggttctgtaattaattacaaaaaaaaaaaatagcgatatcattttataaatattaacattatactTAAGAATTTAATATACTGCGTTTTGTTACGCAAGGGCGAAGGGGCTGCACCTTCCGAAGCGCCGGAGACGTCACgtaacgaaattatgctgaTGAACGGTCTAATTTTGAGAATAGGTCTATGGgatttctttctttttcaaGAAGGGTGCACCTTGGAGAGTGGTATGGGGGGTGGGTGGTGGGGTTGAGGGAGACTCCCCCATCATTTCACATCATCACCATTATCTCCAATCCCCCAGGTGCTCTGGTCACTAAGATGGACACAGgtacacaatattgcttgagcAGCTGTGATCTTCCATAAGTTCGAGGTGCTTCCCCAGGCTGCTACAGATTTTCAGCTGGATATTTCCTGCCCTACCTCATCTGTTTGTAGACTGAGTACTCAATTACCAGATGACcttgatatttaatttagatactaaaaaataattcactGTGAAGATAtacaattcttaaaaaaaaattaacattaaaaggCTTAAAAACAATGTGATATGCTATATCAATGCATATGCGTCTTATGCAACTATGCATgtttaagtattataattgATTACATTTAactgttattatacattttacctttattaaatagtgttGTTTGAAAAGTTTAAACATtcatgaagtaaaaaaatagaGTAAGTATACATTAACATTCTGTTTgtcatttttatcattttctatTCCCAATAAATTgaaccataaaaataaaagcactACATTTGTGATTTGAAGACAATAAGCAACTCacaattgattaatttttaaaatatacctaataatattCCCTAAACTTtctgttataatttaattttttttttcaatatacagTGAAACCTTAATATAAAGTACCTCAATATAACGACTTCCTcgatttaacaaatttttcgtAATCCCCTTGAATTGTCCTTAAGAATCCatataaaatatacctttaCATTACGAACATTTTTTGCGAACAACCTCTTTATAACGAATTTTCAACTATCAGGAAAAAGTATAAATACCTCTAATTAACGAATTTTGTCAACTcaaatcttttatataaagtCCCCCCAATGTATAACTCTTATAGTATGTGATTCATGTCGCGACATGTTTCGACACGCTTTTTTTCGTAAAACAATCATTGTTGTTTGATGGAAAGTAATGTAAACACTTCTGCTCGTCACTATTGTTAAAGATTGAAGTTAAAATGGCTCAGAAAGGTAAAAGGGTCGTAAATCGGTCGCAAAAAAGCGAAACATCATTaatttacggttttttttttcttttacagatTTAACtgcatttaattttgatattaatgcaagaaaaaaaatgttgttacctacctaattgtttttaaatagaaaatattaaaaacatgcaataatttgataaaaatgtgttatCATTTATTAGTAGCAACTGTTCGCTATAATAAGATGAGTACCTACATAATGTTGaggtaaataaaactatttttaagcgacttccaaaaaaggaggaggttctcaattcgactttattttttaaccgacttccaaaaaaggaggaggttctcaattcgactgtatttttttttctttttttttatgtatgttacatcagaacttttgaccgggtagaccgatttcgacaaattttattttaatcgaaaggtggtgtgtgccaattggtcccatttaaatttatttgagatctaacaactacttttcgagttatatccaataatgcgtttttacttgacgctttttttgtcgacctacgttgtattataccacataactttctattggatgtaccgattttgataattctttttttgttggaaaggggatatccctagtttggtaccgtgataaggaaaccaggatctgatgatgggatcccagagaaatcgagggaaactctcgaaaatccgcaataactttttactgggtgtaccgattttgataatttttaatttaatcgaaagctgatgtttatcatgtggtcacatataaattttatcgagatctgataactactttttgagtaatctttgataacgcgtagttgcttgactattttttcgttgatctgcgttgtattacttgtcgatgtaattgaagtcggttttttttcgtttgcgcgcaaacacaattattttttaatgtatgttacatcagaacttttgaccgggtggaccgatttcgacatttttttttttttgatagaaaggtggtatgtgtcaattagtcccatttaaatttatttgatatctaacaactacttttcgagttatatctaataatgcgtttttacttgacgcttttttcgtcgacctacgttatattataccacataactttctaccggatgtaccgattttgataatttttaatttaatcgaaagctgatgtttatcatgtggtcacatataaattttatggacatctgataactactttttgagtaatctctgataacgcgtagttacttgactattttttcgtcgatctacgttgtattactcttcgatgtaattgaagtcggtttttttttcgtttgcgagcaaacacaattatttacctcTTTATAACGAATATTAAACCAACCGAACCTCAACGTAACAAACCTCAGTTCAAAGAATTACTTTATATAACGAATATTTTCTTGTTCCTCTCCGATTCGCTATATCGAGGTTGCACTATCATCATCATGTATATCATCTTTGCAACTACACTGTATACTATATTCatgaataatttataagtaaCTACAGTTCGTGCAAATTAAACTACTAACTATACTTACACAACTTCAACAATATACAACCGACAGGGCTTAcactatatatacaaaataaaacgaaaataagaTACAGAAAACACAACAAAAGTTTGGGAAATAGtgccttaa
Protein-coding sequences here:
- the LOC123661292 gene encoding uncharacterized protein LOC123661292, which encodes MTAKVTSKKWISEETIDEEELFSHCREMEIVCYAITKVVTEADNKWKNCAGKNNSNSLTSRSYIMELVSIQVLDQIIEYLLKVVKSFYKLNPKLARLKKENGLVMSKHDHVFDMLCARRFIMLQSIHNLITTILSTCLHREDSRKMIESCLSLVGIYNNLIGLSCKKFSAKFNICSNTYPNIISETKPLTLTKIVQVLAKSRTEVNCHRLINCLVMMFKPEDHGECDSSSNTDSLEIYHTLTKHITPPNSTTSRRLSLTKRRQTFIDNRKAKMKQAQSLVDIKNGHKKLMDVLNPQNSDAEVPYTSLLDNECILDNVFNNDENVNGILQSEEIYIEILLDTVSNISPLLLGPKGIKKLKSGRIQASKKSAQKVTEYYQNLLWGDVGSCLEHIVLWWCAFPLATRSPKTSQSLREWLFSTFNDNNTPDLILSSLRILADALGCHVTSTSWDKHFGATLTTNLKPTSLKDSDLSVYVTEATVSGANFALMLQDLVTLNNHCEVTWDYIMGAPLEDLPIVEQIPILHRLDHSVHTCRLWCCAQARQLAAQWRVDDFFRVVQRDLRACLEQLTQLRFADHTAAIESGNIGVHENVCAKMREKLVSEVKANIQKLKEATDEITAVLSSVCATISLAHLTMIFPTNAEWRKITQPDMTHSLYVHEFLDKMLLPVIQATSDVTTLNMVLRIMCESWLHHIYVAKVKFTKEAALQLLADFNEVRNWLNECKALSAPAKKQMLQNEVLRRCEGVGRLLLHAPGDLISMHDSTMQSAKIRKDDNDSPEQLMPAEMYVPNQKQWLTLRANKLKGPVVFTLCCH